The Megalopta genalis isolate 19385.01 chromosome 12, iyMegGena1_principal, whole genome shotgun sequence genome window below encodes:
- the Papss gene encoding 3'-phosphoadenosine 5'-phosphosulfate synthase, whose translation MSNEIIKGPRKRIMTTCNNVSEQAHHVSRAKRGQAVGSVRGFRGCTVWLTGLSGAGKTSIAFQVEAILVNHGIAAYGLDGDNVRSGLNCNLGFSKEDRKENIRRVAEVAKLFADSSQICLCSFVSPFEEDRQMARQIHKMSDLPFFEVFVDTPLNVCEARDTKGLYKKARQGIIKGFTGIDQMYERPINPDLIVTTENCSPEESAATVINFLEKQCIIPVLQKSTVLIRELFVPESRIVFVEAEASTLQSLEISKIDVQWLQVLAEGWAAPLTGFMRENQYLQVQHLKCLIEDNKEINQSVPIVLAISTEDKERLDGHSAFTLKYENKSLGILRRPEFYFHRKEERCGWQFGTNNLIHPYVKMIYESGDWLVGGDIEVFKRIRWHDGLDKYRLTPNEIRARCKQMKADAVFAFQLRNPVHNGHALLMQDTKKRLLGERGFKNPVLLLHPLGGWTKDDDVPLHTRILQHEAIFSDDVLDANSTILAIFPSPMMYAGPIEVQWHAKARMNAGANFYIVGRDPAGIPHPNKNSVPDGNLYDPTHGARVLSMARGLQNLEVVPFKMAAYDIKYKKMSYFDPARTKDFEFISGTKMRGLAKAGENPPDGFMSPKAWLVLAQYYQSLEK comes from the exons ATGTCAAACGAAATTATTAAAGGTCCAAGAAAACGAATAATGACG ACATGCAACAATGTATCGGAACAAGCACACCATGTTTCAAGAGCAAAACGTGGACAAGCAGTAGGAAGTGTGAGAGGTTTTCGTGGATGTACAGTTTGGCTAACAGGACTTTCTGGTGCAGGAAAAACTTCTATAGCTTTTcaagtcgaagctattttagttaACCATGGGATTGCAGCTTATGGTCTAGATGGAGATAATGTAAGAAGTGGTTTAAACTGCAACCTTGGTTTCAGCAAAGAAGacagaaaagaaaatataagaAGAGTAGCAGAAGTAGCTAAACTGTTTGCAGACAGCAGTCAAATTTGTTTATGTAGTTTCGTGTCCCCATTTGAAGAAGATAGACAAATGGCTAGACAAATACATAAAATGTCGGATCTTCCATTTTTCGAAGTTTTTGTGGACACACCCCTCAATGTGTGTGAAGCTAGGGATACAAAAGGATTATACAAAAAGGCACGTCAAGGAATCATTAAAGGTTTCACTGGAATAGATCAAATGTACGAGAGACCAATAAATCCTGATTTGATAGTAACTACTGAAAATTGTAGCCCAGAAGAATCTGCTGCAACAGTCATTAATTTTTTGGAGAAACAATGTATTATTCCAGTACTTCAAAAATCCACAGTACTCATAAGAGAATTGTTCGTCCCAGAATCACGAATAGTATTTGTTGAAGCAGAAGCTTCTACACTTCAAAGTTTAGAAATTAGTAAAATAGATGTGCAATGGCTACAAGTTTTAGCTGAAGGTTGGGCTGCTCCTCTTACTGGTTTTATGAGAGAAAATCAATACCTCCAG GTTCAACATTTAAAATGTCTTATAGAAGATAACAAGGAAATTAATCAATCTGTCCCAATAGTTCTTGCAATAAGCACAGAGGATAAGGAACGTTTGGATGGACATTCAGCTTTTACACtgaaatatgaaaataaatcTCTTGGAATATTACGTAGGCCAGAATTCTATTTTCACAGAAAAGAAGAGAGATGTGGATGGCAATTTGGTACTAATAATCTGATCCACCCATATGTTAAAATGATTTATGAATCTGGAGATTGGTTGGTGGGTGGTGACATAGAGGTTTTCAAAAGAATTAGATGGCATGATGGATTGGATAAGTATAGGCTTACACCAAATGAAATTAGAGCGAGATGTAAACAAATGAAAGCTGATGCTGTGTTTGCATTTCAGCTTCGAAATCCTGTACATAATGGTCATGCATTATTAATGCAA gacacaaaaaaacgtttattaGGTGAAAGAGGATTTAAGAATCCTGTATTACTTTTACATCCATTAGGTGGATGGACGAAAGATGATGATGTACCATTGCATACAAGAATTCTTCAGCATGAAGCTATATTTAGTGATGATGTATTAGATGCTAATTCTACAATATTAGCAATTTTTCCAAGTCCAATGATGTATGCTGGGCCAATCGAG GTACAATGGCATGCAAAAGCTAGAATGAATGCAGGCGCTAACTTTTATATTGTTGGAAGAGATCCAGCAGGTATACCACACCCTAATAAAAATTCAGTTCCTGATGGAAATCTTTATGATCCAACTCATGGAGCTCGAGTTCTTTCAATGGCTCGAGGTTTACAAAATTTAGAAGTAGTACCTTTCAAAATGGCAGcatatgatataaaatataagaaaatgtCATATTTTGATCCAGCGCGAACGAAAGATTTCGAGTTTATATCAGGAACAAAAATGCGTG GATTAGCAAAAGCAGGTGAAAATCCACCTGATGGATTTATGTCACCCAAAGCATGGCTTGTTTTGGCACAATATTATCAGAGTCTGGAAAAATGA
- the LOC117228967 gene encoding uncharacterized protein LOC117228967 → MQHIEVNNRDHNYSEVKVENLQHADDSTSNVSTNDVKAVHKLNKSSLVPNKETFGQVKDINELKKITPRVKLLAHDASSLTELTKISFHNKISAQKKVCISEQTKQELKKYCRTCAGLKLPLVDIFSEKGIQMRLSQQLKHLEEINPYDSLSTQMCMDCICDLKMSYKFFMQIKKAEVKLKSIHNSLADTAAKNAEMNKMKSIVDVEKSEIKIESCKERNTIDLYPSKKHNEQMTAQDLITTLTKEEQKCSTKIETIDITRESDNNVTVKIFEDMTLHHNSDDNESIEEFDPDDPPFQPDSSDAVESDDEINVQISSTKKKNIQQKDSILKKCLQPVFICDSNSASDNKTTDVNQTTYKYDTSSNVYIKLEKSTEGSNCTTEPYSISKSETVCNSESTKESSKQPNILKRRLLLQSKKEPSEETDENICQSNASDKGGTYKDVKVQKLDLNNPLSINSNQEDGIMYVTVKGSKPNELLLVKVKKMDKPLEKKEEKPVGKKSFDIKPMEKILKRYETLAIKEKELFPERTKKSEMREQIIEEQIEEYKKKREKVLGGHANISLPLKLEETQTRFVKRSEIQENKKSSTCGDIDSIVNVQYDKDNNDSNASTIKNDNDSSGNAEIIKDKSTNEKTYVNTEEYLSRLAKLKLKWEEAKKKKEFLQKELDESYTEGNIEKLTRILGEKEKNLQDFQDYLKQRKIVVTRLKDEDIISLYEDRNNAVLKNSLPDLIDESQPADYIPEEHYLECDYCPETFASKDVLEEHLKLHDYKIMHYCEDCMEEFPTNKAKRSHNVICIKKKLCKYCDMMLDSKGKKRQHEQKHCDNMYGQLCDVCGEKFKHQGTLDQHVKTQHMSWEKIFQCPKCPKKFAFKQKLSFHLKSVHTTLRAYLCEDCGADFKNPASLRHHRIRKHQPVGNKRECPVCHKLVPFYSLSKHMHTHKAYTIQCPHCDKMFKNSSTLKQHVRIHEDQRQYRCDTCGVGFNRRDGLRLHMRVHEKTDSRGLKECSCQVCGEKFPNHSTLVIHRNRVHKDGRQYTCHICNRSMISTRSLEWHMSHIHNESLPGVVKEDSDGTPEKKRVSCYHCNKTFKTEMILRTHIKNTHMEKDPMKCLDCELTFTSEVRLKHHMMVTHNRLEGTLPCPHCPKRFVNQLRLKTHMISHSEERPYTCEICGFNLKTKIQLIKHHQNRHSDERPLQCRYCPWRCKQVSALVCHERTHTNERPYSCSVCRQRFKYLGDKNKHERRHESLGGSGFKRIVPGRNIKPKIEEDSSCSDQEQEGITNAESQVAEGEYEEQTDQDFKEEQIVKYEEQEITEEYEQVYEQEYEETSREASDAAEVIMNMEDTTVYTEEVTADNIESAEIMADEMMTNEILQSGAVVHLQQEDDSGKIQVIPVMLSLPDLSDANTEVNLATASIMYNN, encoded by the exons ATGCAGCACATTGAAGTGAATAACAGAGATCACAACTATAGTGAAGTAAAAGTAGAAAATCTGCAGCATGCTGATGACAGTACTTCGAATGTATCTACGAATGATGTGAAAGCTGTTCATAAATTAAACAAATCTTCATTAGTACCAAACAAAGAAACATTTGGTCAAGTTAaagatataaatgaattaaaaaagATAACACCACGTGTAAAACTATTGGCTCATGATGCTAGCAGTTTAACTGAGttaacaaaaatttcttttcacaataaaatatCTGCACAAAAGAAGGTATGCATATCAGAACAAACAAAGCAAGAATTAAAAAAGTATTGCAGGACTTGTGCTGGTTTAAAACTTCCATTAGTAGATATTTTCAGTGAAAAGGGTATTCAAATGAGATTGAGTCAACAACTTAAACATTTAGAAGAGATAAATCCATATGATAGTTTATCAACTCAAATGTGCATGGACTGTATTTGTGACTTAAAAATGAGTTATAAgttttttatgcaaattaaaaaaGCAGAAGTAAAATTAAAGTCTATTCACAATTCTTTGGCAGATACAGCAGCAAAGAATGCAGAGATGAACAAAATGAAATCAATAGTAGATGTTGAAAAATCAGAAATAAAGATAGAAAGTTGCAAAGAGCGCAATACGATTGATTTGTATCCTAGTAAGAaacacaatgaacaaatgactgcACAAGATTTGATAACTACTTTAACAAAAGAAGAACAAAAATGTTCAACAAAAATTGAAACCATAGATATTACTAGAGAATCTGATAATAATGTTACAGTAAAGATTTTCGAAGATATGACACTTCATCATAATAGTGATGATAATGAGTCTATAGAAGAATTTGATCCAGATGATCCACCTTTTCAACCTGATAGTTCTGATGCTGTAGAGTCTGATGATGAAATTAATGTTCAAATATCAAGcacgaaaaagaaaaatattcaaCAAAAGGATAGTATTCTGAAGAAATGTTTACAACCAGTCTTTATCTGTGACAGtaattctgcttcagataacAAAACCACAGATGTTAATCAAACAACATATAAATATGATACATCATCGAATGTATACATCAAATTAGAGAAGAGTACAGAAGGTAGTAATTGTACTACTGAACCATATAGCATATCCAAATCTGAAACTGTATGTAACAGTGAAAGTACAAAAGAATCTTCAAAACAGCCGAACATATTGAAAAGGAGGCTTTTATTACAATCAAAGAAAGAACCCAGTGAAGAAACAGACGAAAATATATGTCAATCTAATGCCTCCGACAAAGGTGGAACTTATAAAGATGTTAAAGTACAAAAATTGGATTTGAACAATCCTTTAAGCATTAATAGCAATCAGGAAGATGGGATCATGTATGTTACTGTTAAAGGTTCTAAACCAAACGAACTATTATTAGTCAAAGTTAAAAAGATGGATAAACCATTagagaaaaaagaagagaaaccTGTAGGGAAGAAAAGTTTTGATATCAAACCAATGGAAAAAATCTTGAAACGGTATGAAACATTAGCCATAAAAGAAAAAGAGCTCTTTCCAGAGCGGACAAAAAAGTCTGAAATGAGAGAGCAGATTATTGAAGAACAAATCGAAGAGTATAAGAAAAAACGAGAAAAAGTATTAGGAGGTCATGCTAATATTTCACTTCCCCTCAAACTTGAAGAAACTCAAACTCGTTTTGTAAAACGTAGTGAAATTCAGGAGAATAAAAAATCCTCTACATGCGGAGACATTGATTCAATTGTAAATGTACAGTATGATAAAgataataatgatagtaatgCAAGTACTATTAAAAATGATAATGATAGTTCAGgaaatgcagaaattataaaagATAAATCTACTAATGAAAAGACTTATGTAAATACTGAAGAATATTTATCACGCTTAGCAAAACTTAAGCTGAAGTGGGAGGAagcaaagaaaaagaaagagtttCTTCAAAAAGAACTTGATGAATCTTATACAGAAGGAAATATTGAGAAGTTAACAAGAATCTtaggagagaaagaaaaaaatttgcaaGACTTTCAAGACTATCTGAAACAACGTAAAATTGTTGTTACAAGATTAAAAGATGAAGACATAATATCTCTGTATGAAGACAGAAATAACGCTGTGTTAAAAAACAGTTTACCCGACTTAATTGATGAAAGTCAACCAGCAGATTATATTCCAGAAGAGCATTATTTAGAATGTGATTATTGTCCAGAAACTTTTGCTTCTAAAGATGTACTCGAAGAACATTTAAAACTGCATGATTACAAAATTATGCATTATTGTGAAGATTGTATGGAAGAGTTTCCAACGAACAAAGCAAAAAGAAGTCACAATGTAATCTGcataaaaaaaaagttatgtaaaTATTGCGACATGATGTTAGATTCTAAGGGGAAAAAGcgacaacatgaacaaaaaCATTGCGACAATATGTATGGACAACTATGTGATGTTTGTGGTGAAAAATTTAAACATCAAGGAACATTAGATCAACATGTAAAAACACAGCATATGAGTTGggaaaaaatatttcaatgtcCAAAGTGTCCCAAAAAATTTGCATTCAAACAAAAACTTAGCTTCCATTTGAAGTCTGTGCACACAACTTTAAGAGCTTATTTATGTGAAGATTGTGGAGCAGATTTTAAAAATCCTGCAAGCCTTAGACATCATAGAATACGCAAACATCAACCAGTAGGCAATAAACGTGAGTGTCCAGTTTGCCACAAATTAGTGCCATTTTATAGCCTTTCAAAGCACATGCATACACATAAGGCATATACTATTCAGTGTCCACACTGTGACAAAATGTTTAAAAACAGTTCTACTTTAAAACAACATGTACGAATTCATGAAGATCAGCGACAGTATAGATGCGATACTTGTGGTGTTGGTTTTAATAGACGTGATGGTTTGAGATTGCATATGAGAGTTCATGAAAAAACTGACAGCAGAGGACTAAAGGAATGTTCTTGTCAAGTGTGTGGCGAAAAATTTCCAAACCATTCAACACTTGTTATACATAGAAACCGAGTCCATAAAGACGGTAGACAATACACTTGTCACATATGTAATAGATCAATGATTTCAACTAGATCATTAGAATGGCATATGTCTCATATACATAATGAATCTCTTCCTGGTGTTGTGAAAGAAGATTCAGATGGAACACCAGAAAAGAAGAGAGTATCATGTTATCATTGTAATAAAACATTTAAAACAGAAATGATTTTAAGGACACATATTAAGAACACTCACATGGAAAAAGATCCTATGAAATGTTTAGACTGTGAGTTGACATTTACTTCAGAAGTGAGATTAAAACATCATATGATGGTAACTCACAATAGACTAGAAGGAACATTACCTTGTCCTCACTGTCCAAAGAGGTTTGTGAATCAGCTGAGGTTAAAAACACATATGATATCTCACTCTGAAGAAAGACCATATACTTGTGAGATTTGTGGATTTAACTTAAAGACAAAAATTCAGTTGATTAAACATCACCAAAATAGACATAGTGATGAAAGGCCTTTACAATGTAGGTACTGTCCATGGAGATGCAAACAAGTTAGTGCTCTTGTGTGTCATGAAAGAACACATACGAATGAACGGCCATACTCTTGTAGTGTGTGCAGACAACGTTTCAAATACTTAGGTGATAAAAACAAACATGAAAGACGTCACGAAAGTTTAGGAGGATCAGGATTTAAAAGAATTGTACCTGGTCGAAATATTAAACCCAAAATTGAAGAAGATTCTTCTTGTTCTGATCAAGAACAAGAAGGTATAACTAATGCAGAATCTCAAGTTGCTGAAGGAGAGTACGAAGAACAGACAGACCAAGATTTCAAAGAAGAACAAATTGTTAAGTACGAAGAACAAGAAATAACAGAAGAATATGAACAGGTGTATGAACAG GAGTATGAAGAAACATCCAGGGAAGCTTCAGATGCAGCAGAAGTAATAATGAATATGGAAGATACTACTGTTTATACAGAAGAAGTAACTGCAGACAATATTGAATCTGCAGAAATAATGGCAGACGAAATGATGACAAATGAAATACTGCAATCAGGTGCTGTAGTTCATTTGCAACAAGAAGACGATTCAGGAAAGATACAAGTGATCCCAGTTATGCTGTCTTTACCTGATTTATCCGATGCAAATACTGAAGTTAATTTAGCTACAGCATcaattatgtataataattga